A stretch of the Flavobacterium aquiphilum genome encodes the following:
- a CDS encoding ABC transporter ATP-binding protein, with amino-acid sequence METILSIHNLNKRYGSLQALKNVSLEIQKGNVYGILGPNGSGKSTTLGIVLNVVNKTSGEYSWFGGSEQTHEALKKVGAIIERPNFYPYMSAEENLKLVCKIKNINYSKISEKLELVGLEDRKKSRFSTFSLGMKQRLAIASALLNDPEILILDEPTNGLDPQGIHQIRDIIKKIASKGTTILLASHLLDEVEKVCSHVLVLRKGEVLYSGSVDGISANEGFFELQAEDTENLIRVLHTHPAIDKITNAGGKILVYLKSELESKDLNYFLFSNNICLSHLVKRKNSLEEQFLELTKGK; translated from the coding sequence TTGGAAACAATTCTTTCAATACATAACCTCAACAAACGTTATGGCAGTCTTCAGGCCTTAAAAAATGTTTCTCTGGAAATACAAAAAGGCAATGTTTATGGTATTCTTGGCCCGAATGGAAGCGGAAAATCGACTACTCTGGGAATTGTCCTGAATGTTGTAAATAAAACTTCAGGCGAATACAGTTGGTTTGGCGGTAGCGAGCAAACACACGAAGCCCTCAAAAAAGTGGGAGCTATTATTGAAAGACCCAATTTTTACCCTTATATGAGTGCCGAGGAAAACCTGAAATTGGTTTGCAAAATAAAAAACATCAACTACTCAAAAATTTCAGAGAAATTAGAATTGGTTGGTCTTGAGGATCGAAAAAAAAGCAGGTTCAGCACTTTTTCTTTGGGAATGAAGCAACGTTTAGCGATTGCCTCTGCCCTATTAAACGACCCTGAAATATTGATTCTGGACGAACCAACCAATGGATTAGATCCACAGGGAATTCACCAAATAAGGGACATCATCAAAAAAATTGCATCCAAAGGGACTACCATTTTATTGGCTTCCCATTTATTGGACGAAGTCGAGAAGGTATGTTCCCATGTTTTAGTTTTGAGAAAAGGAGAAGTTCTTTATTCGGGTTCTGTTGATGGAATTTCAGCCAATGAAGGTTTCTTTGAATTACAGGCAGAGGATACTGAGAACCTTATTCGTGTTTTACATACTCATCCAGCAATTGACAAAATAACCAATGCTGGAGGAAAAATTTTGGTTTACTTAAAATCGGAATTAGAATCAAAAGATTTGAATTATTTTCTGTTTTCCAACAATATCTGTTTGAGTCATTTGGTAAAAAGAAAAAACAGCCTGGAAGAACAATTTCTGGAATTAACTAAGGGCAAATGA
- a CDS encoding Pycsar system effector family protein — MNLVEQSEDFISTLLKDKLSNLYSYHNFNHTLTVVNAVKELCKKEEVSDDDKKALLVAAWFHDSGYIDGYENHEEKSVKIAVDFLKEKGQSDEFIANVSNLILATVKEHEPKTHLEKIIKDADYVHLIKTEYTTTCELLRLELKNTGIAAFSNAEWTRENLNFLLNKHRFYTDYAIKKWQPLKEKNLVLIQKKMNKQELKAASALEEENKKKEKVEKPDRGIDTLFRVTLGNHTRLSGIADSKANILLSVNAIIISIALSSIIPKLDSPKNAHLVIPTFIMLMSSVITIIFAILSTRPKVTSGFFTREDVEDKKVNLMFFGNFYKMSLEEYDWAMNEMMKDRDYLYSTMIKDLYYLGLVLQRKYNLLRIAYNIFMVGIIVTVIAFVIAFKSLGS; from the coding sequence ATGAATCTAGTAGAACAATCCGAAGATTTCATCAGTACATTACTCAAAGATAAACTTTCCAATTTATATTCTTACCATAATTTTAATCATACTTTGACTGTCGTAAATGCGGTTAAAGAGCTTTGCAAGAAAGAGGAAGTAAGCGATGACGATAAAAAGGCTCTTTTGGTTGCAGCTTGGTTTCATGATTCAGGTTACATTGATGGGTATGAAAATCACGAGGAAAAGAGCGTAAAAATTGCTGTAGATTTTTTAAAGGAAAAAGGGCAATCAGATGAATTTATAGCCAATGTATCAAATTTGATTTTGGCAACAGTCAAAGAACACGAACCCAAAACACATTTGGAAAAAATAATCAAAGACGCTGATTACGTTCATCTTATAAAAACTGAATATACCACAACTTGCGAATTATTGCGTTTAGAACTGAAAAACACAGGAATAGCAGCATTTTCAAATGCAGAGTGGACACGGGAAAATCTAAACTTTTTACTGAATAAACATCGTTTTTATACCGATTATGCAATAAAAAAATGGCAGCCATTGAAAGAGAAAAACTTGGTTCTTATTCAGAAAAAAATGAACAAACAGGAATTGAAAGCAGCCTCAGCACTTGAAGAAGAAAATAAAAAGAAAGAAAAAGTCGAAAAACCGGATCGTGGCATTGATACTTTGTTTCGAGTAACGTTGGGAAATCACACTCGATTGAGTGGCATAGCCGATAGCAAAGCCAATATTTTATTGTCAGTAAATGCAATTATTATCTCTATTGCTCTTTCTTCGATCATTCCGAAATTGGACAGTCCAAAAAACGCGCATTTGGTAATCCCTACTTTCATTATGCTGATGTCGAGCGTTATCACCATTATTTTCGCGATTCTTTCGACACGTCCAAAAGTGACTTCGGGATTTTTTACACGGGAAGATGTTGAAGACAAAAAAGTAAATTTGATGTTTTTTGGGAATTTCTATAAAATGTCTTTGGAAGAATATGATTGGGCAATGAACGAAATGATGAAAGACCGTGATTATTTGTATTCTACGATGATCAAAGACTTGTATTACCTCGGATTGGTGTTGCAGCGAAAATACAACTTGCTGCGAATTGCCTATAATATTTTTATGGTCGGGATAATCGTGACAGTGATTGCTTTTGTAATTGCCTTTAAAAGTCTTGGCTCTTAA
- a CDS encoding ABC transporter permease, producing MKRLLSIELQKIWLNKASRILTLTYFILLSFIALIASIKFNIGNIHFQVAEMGIFNFPYIWHFNTYIAAIFKLFLAIVIVSMMANEYSYGTLKQNLIDGLSKEEFILSKFITIIFFSLCSAVFVFVLTLILGYSFSSYTEIGIVFSDLEYILAFFVKLVGFFSFCLLLGILVKRSAFALGFLLIWNIIEGIAKAFLNFRLFPEGKTAGYITQFFPLESMANLILEPFSRLSIVKSIGTQMGVENLKDYSVHFSSIFIVLCWTMVFLFLSFKILKNRDL from the coding sequence ATGAAACGTTTACTCTCTATAGAATTACAAAAAATATGGCTGAACAAAGCCAGTCGTATTCTTACTTTGACTTACTTTATATTGCTTTCTTTCATAGCGCTAATCGCTTCAATTAAATTTAACATTGGAAATATCCATTTTCAGGTTGCAGAAATGGGGATTTTTAATTTTCCTTATATCTGGCATTTTAACACATATATTGCGGCTATTTTTAAGCTTTTTTTAGCAATTGTAATTGTTTCTATGATGGCTAATGAATATAGTTATGGAACTTTAAAACAAAACCTTATTGACGGATTGAGCAAAGAAGAATTTATTCTCTCCAAATTCATTACCATTATTTTTTTCTCACTATGCTCAGCAGTTTTTGTATTTGTTCTAACTTTAATTTTGGGTTATAGTTTTTCATCCTATACTGAAATTGGTATCGTTTTTTCGGATTTGGAATACATTCTGGCATTTTTCGTAAAACTGGTTGGATTTTTCTCTTTCTGCCTGCTCTTAGGAATCTTGGTTAAACGCTCTGCATTTGCTTTAGGATTTTTATTGATTTGGAATATTATTGAAGGCATTGCTAAAGCATTTTTGAACTTCCGTCTTTTCCCTGAAGGCAAAACAGCAGGTTACATCACCCAATTTTTCCCGTTGGAATCAATGGCAAATTTAATATTGGAACCCTTTTCGAGATTGTCGATTGTTAAATCGATTGGAACACAAATGGGAGTTGAAAATCTTAAAGATTATAGCGTCCATTTTTCGAGTATTTTTATCGTTTTATGCTGGACAATGGTATTTTTATTCCTTTCATTTAAAATATTAAAAAACAGAGATTTGTAG
- a CDS encoding metallophosphoesterase → MKLFLDNHFIAKIKNYSLLIVVSVILNSCATHKAQYGKDVSANKTYSSSDTLGISHTFYLIGDAGNADEEQAQQTLELLHQKLKKSSKKATLLFLGDNIYPKGFPSNKNASEVALAEKKLTNQLKLAEGFKGKTIVIPGNHDWYNGIKGLERQADFVTKHLNDKKAFLPRKACPIEDVAINKTTTLITIDSEWFLEDWNNHPTINDNCDIKTREDFFNELESILNKNQEKTVILAVHHPLMSNGSHGGQFSWEKQLYPLENKIPLPVIGSIINLVRKTSGASSQDIQNKQYTIYAKRVKTLLQKHKNVIVVSGHDHNLQYINNENINQIISGAGSKSETARAINPNDFSYGGNGYTTLTLYKNGDAKVAFFGNENNQEKKLFEHDIIKTKEFNWSSSIANNFPSTITTSIYSPEMTRKSIVHNFLFGKHYRKYYSVPIEVKTATLDTLMGGLKPIREGGGHQSSSLRMSDSKGREYVLRAMKKNATQFLQSVAFKDQYIVNDFEKTYTENFLLDFYTTSHPYAPFVTASMCDQLGISHTNPVLYYIPKQEGLKEFNSNFGNELYMVEERPSDNHLDAKNFGNPTDIISTDDMLKNLHKDEKYSVDEKEYIKARLFDILIGDWDRHSDQWRWGEYKVGDKIVYKPIPRDRDQAFSKYDGTLLSLLMNIPALRHMRTFDSKIDNVKWLEREPYPLDLALLRTTEEKDWIAEAQFIQENLSDEDIDNAFKNMPKEVQDETIEDIKKKLKSRKKDLQKYASEYFDALSHTVIIVGTDKKDKFIISHNAKKSIEIKVLRIKKEGDDLVYTKNVSDAKTKNLWIYGLDDNDTFEVIGNQKSNIKIRLIGGQNNDTYNIENGKKVIVYDFKSKENTYKLDSKTQTQLTDDYDVNLYNYQKPKYNVVSGFPSIGYNPDDGVKVGFNLNYTVNNFKQNPYTQKHILNSSYYFATSGLEFNYEAHFPGLLGKWVIDVESQYTTPNFAMNYFGYGNETQNHDDEFGMDYNRVRIQKFNVSGAIRHVGRYGGEFSFQPMLQQMEVEETEGRFINTPGIINPSVFDRQVFGGAKVKYLFKNADFASKPTLGMTFMASASWLTNLDDSKQNFPTVESYLLFTHKIDHNGKLVLATLFKGKAVLNNNYEFYQGASLGGDLDLRGYRNERFLGNSYYSQSSDLRFSLGKIRHTIAPLTYGILAGFDYGRVWLQGEDSKKWHQDYGGGLWLNTINLITARISYFQSPDEAGRVIFGAAYSF, encoded by the coding sequence ATGAAATTGTTTTTGGATAACCATTTTATTGCCAAAATTAAAAACTATTCCCTGCTAATAGTTGTCTCAGTAATTCTTAATTCCTGCGCTACGCATAAAGCGCAGTACGGAAAAGATGTGAGCGCCAACAAGACATACAGTTCATCTGATACCCTAGGGATTTCACATACTTTCTATTTAATTGGAGATGCCGGAAATGCCGATGAAGAACAGGCACAACAAACATTAGAATTACTACACCAAAAACTTAAAAAATCAAGCAAAAAAGCCACTTTGCTGTTTTTGGGCGACAATATCTATCCAAAAGGCTTTCCTAGCAATAAAAATGCTTCTGAGGTTGCATTGGCAGAAAAAAAACTAACGAACCAATTAAAATTAGCAGAAGGATTTAAAGGAAAAACAATTGTGATTCCGGGGAATCATGATTGGTACAACGGCATCAAAGGTTTAGAACGCCAAGCCGATTTCGTAACCAAACATTTGAATGATAAAAAAGCATTTCTGCCTAGAAAAGCCTGCCCAATTGAAGATGTAGCTATTAATAAAACAACAACCTTAATAACCATTGACAGTGAATGGTTTTTGGAAGATTGGAACAATCATCCCACAATCAATGACAATTGTGACATCAAAACAAGAGAGGATTTTTTTAATGAACTGGAAAGCATTTTAAATAAAAATCAAGAAAAAACAGTAATTCTTGCCGTTCATCACCCGTTAATGAGCAACGGTTCACACGGTGGGCAATTTTCATGGGAAAAGCAACTCTATCCCTTAGAAAATAAAATTCCGCTGCCTGTAATTGGTTCGATTATCAATTTAGTCAGAAAAACATCGGGTGCAAGTTCGCAGGATATTCAAAACAAACAATACACGATTTACGCAAAACGAGTTAAGACACTTCTTCAAAAGCATAAAAATGTAATCGTTGTTTCTGGACATGACCATAATTTACAATACATCAACAACGAGAACATCAACCAAATCATTAGTGGAGCCGGCTCAAAATCTGAAACTGCGCGAGCAATTAATCCCAATGATTTTTCATACGGAGGAAATGGTTACACAACACTGACATTATACAAAAACGGTGATGCAAAAGTCGCTTTCTTTGGAAATGAAAACAATCAGGAAAAAAAACTGTTTGAACATGACATTATAAAAACAAAGGAATTTAATTGGTCTTCTTCAATTGCAAATAACTTTCCATCAACTATTACGACTTCCATTTATTCTCCCGAGATGACCCGCAAAAGTATTGTCCATAATTTTTTATTTGGGAAACATTATAGAAAATACTACAGTGTACCGATTGAAGTAAAAACTGCCACTTTGGATACTTTGATGGGCGGTCTGAAACCCATTCGCGAAGGCGGAGGACATCAATCTTCTTCATTACGAATGTCAGATTCAAAAGGGAGAGAATACGTACTGCGTGCCATGAAAAAAAATGCCACTCAATTTTTGCAGTCGGTTGCTTTTAAGGATCAATATATTGTAAATGATTTTGAGAAAACATATACAGAGAATTTTCTGTTGGATTTTTACACAACATCCCATCCTTATGCTCCTTTCGTGACTGCGAGCATGTGCGACCAATTGGGCATTTCACATACCAATCCGGTTTTGTATTATATTCCGAAACAAGAGGGTTTGAAAGAGTTCAATTCAAATTTTGGAAACGAATTGTATATGGTTGAAGAGCGCCCAAGTGATAATCATTTGGATGCAAAAAATTTCGGAAACCCAACAGATATCATAAGTACAGACGATATGCTGAAAAATCTTCATAAAGATGAGAAATACTCGGTCGATGAGAAAGAATATATAAAAGCGCGTTTATTTGACATTTTGATTGGCGATTGGGACAGACACAGCGATCAATGGCGTTGGGGTGAATATAAGGTAGGAGACAAAATTGTTTACAAACCCATTCCACGAGACCGCGACCAAGCTTTTTCTAAATACGACGGAACTTTATTATCGCTCTTAATGAACATTCCTGCACTTCGCCATATGCGAACTTTTGACAGTAAAATAGACAATGTTAAATGGTTGGAAAGAGAGCCGTACCCATTAGATTTAGCTTTGCTAAGAACTACAGAAGAAAAAGATTGGATTGCGGAAGCCCAATTTATTCAGGAAAATTTATCCGACGAAGATATTGACAATGCTTTTAAAAACATGCCGAAAGAAGTTCAAGACGAAACCATTGAAGACATCAAAAAGAAATTAAAAAGCAGAAAAAAAGATCTTCAAAAATATGCTTCAGAATATTTTGATGCGCTAAGCCACACTGTAATAATTGTTGGAACGGATAAAAAAGATAAATTCATTATCAGTCATAATGCTAAAAAAAGCATCGAAATAAAGGTTTTAAGAATCAAAAAAGAAGGTGATGATTTAGTTTATACCAAAAACGTAAGCGATGCCAAAACGAAAAATTTATGGATTTATGGCTTGGATGACAATGATACTTTTGAAGTAATTGGAAACCAAAAATCAAATATAAAAATCAGGTTGATTGGCGGGCAAAACAATGATACTTACAACATTGAGAACGGAAAAAAAGTTATAGTTTACGATTTTAAATCAAAAGAAAATACATATAAATTAGATTCTAAAACCCAAACTCAACTTACCGATGACTATGACGTCAATTTATATAATTATCAAAAACCTAAGTATAATGTTGTTTCCGGATTTCCAAGTATTGGCTATAATCCGGATGATGGCGTCAAAGTAGGCTTTAATTTAAATTATACAGTCAATAATTTCAAACAGAATCCTTATACACAAAAGCATATTTTAAACAGTTCCTATTATTTTGCGACTAGTGGTTTGGAATTCAATTATGAAGCGCATTTTCCCGGATTATTGGGGAAATGGGTTATCGACGTGGAATCACAATATACGACGCCTAACTTTGCGATGAATTATTTTGGATACGGAAATGAAACTCAAAATCATGATGATGAATTTGGAATGGATTACAACCGGGTTCGTATTCAAAAATTCAATGTTTCCGGGGCAATCAGACATGTTGGACGCTATGGAGGTGAATTTAGTTTTCAGCCGATGTTACAACAAATGGAAGTCGAAGAAACCGAAGGCCGATTCATAAATACTCCGGGAATTATAAACCCAAGCGTTTTTGACCGTCAGGTTTTTGGCGGAGCAAAAGTGAAATACCTTTTCAAAAATGCAGATTTTGCTTCGAAACCAACTCTTGGAATGACTTTTATGGCTTCTGCATCATGGCTGACTAATTTGGATGATTCCAAACAAAATTTCCCAACCGTTGAAAGTTATTTACTTTTCACCCATAAAATTGACCACAACGGAAAATTAGTTTTGGCAACACTTTTTAAAGGAAAAGCTGTTTTAAATAATAACTACGAATTTTATCAGGGCGCTAGTTTAGGCGGTGATTTGGACTTGCGCGGCTATAGAAACGAACGCTTTTTAGGAAATTCCTATTACTCACAAAGCAGTGATTTACGGTTTAGTCTTGGAAAAATTCGTCATACCATTGCCCCACTGACTTATGGAATTCTAGCCGGTTTTGATTATGGAAGAGTCTGGCTTCAGGGAGAAGATTCTAAAAAATGGCATCAAGATTATGGTGGCGGATTATGGCTAAATACAATTAATCTCATAACTGCCCGTATCTCTTATTTCCAATCTCCTGACGAAGCAGGACGAGTTATTTTTGGAGCGGCGTATAGTTTTTAA
- a CDS encoding T9SS type B sorting domain-containing protein, with product MNGIKNLLFLILCTFSTAASAQYITVDDTQTAQQLVENVLVKSTCATVSNFSATGDNFTAGQKSFAYFNAGTSNFPLKEGVILSTSASKASIGPYTNGQGGGSTSWKGDPDLDQTLGITSINATVLEFDFVPLTTAISFNYIFASNEYQLYFPCQFSDAFAFLIKEKGTATYQNIAVIPGTTTPVSSKNIHPIIPDVVVSGTPHTGCPAVNETYFGGYNPAASPVNYSGQTVKLNARADVVIGKTYHIKLVIADDKFEYYDSAIFLEAGSFTANIDLGADRTSATNNPLCYGDTFTIDSKLPATYAYEWYKDGSATPIPGETKPSLTVNSPGTYKVKVTLLPATCTAEDEIKIEYAPQIVLNNTTLYQCDDNSDGISVFNLTKADNIIKNNDPKLTKLAYYKSLTDAQNQTNPIGNTTAYTNSVPNEILTARVSNAFDCTNYAQLTLAISNKPISPQNPIQSCDTDATQDGITQFDLNAKVTPQVLNGLPAGLTVEYYQNQTDAIAQKNQLPNLFTNTVPNQQIIYARIVNGPDCYKITPETLVVNTFNPADFQDETTFICEGSTKTLSVNTGFTSYLWSNGSTTNTTTINAPGEYTVTVTNSGGCQKTKKFIVKPSGIATITNVTVSDFSGNDNSVLISYSGTGVYEFSLDGNSYQDSPEFKGISPEIYWATVRDKNGCGISAPYKIYVLDYPRFFTPNNDGFNDTWKIKNLDALPKSTITIFDRYGKLLKQLNESNNGWNGTYSGRELPSDDYWFAISFVDGKIIKGHFSLKR from the coding sequence ATGAACGGTATAAAAAATCTTTTATTTTTAATACTTTGCACTTTCTCTACTGCTGCAAGCGCTCAGTATATTACAGTAGATGACACCCAAACTGCTCAACAACTCGTTGAAAATGTTTTGGTTAAAAGTACTTGTGCGACTGTTTCCAATTTCAGTGCTACAGGAGATAATTTTACCGCCGGTCAAAAAAGTTTTGCCTATTTCAATGCAGGTACCAGTAATTTCCCGCTTAAAGAAGGTGTTATATTATCTACTTCGGCCAGCAAAGCATCTATAGGGCCTTATACAAACGGACAAGGTGGCGGAAGTACTTCTTGGAAAGGAGATCCTGATTTGGATCAAACTTTAGGAATTACCAGTATCAACGCTACGGTACTCGAATTTGATTTTGTACCACTAACAACAGCCATCAGTTTCAATTATATTTTTGCGTCAAACGAATATCAGCTTTATTTTCCATGCCAATTCTCTGACGCTTTTGCTTTTTTGATTAAAGAAAAAGGAACCGCGACTTATCAAAATATAGCCGTAATACCAGGAACAACAACTCCGGTTTCTTCCAAAAACATACACCCTATTATTCCTGATGTCGTTGTCTCTGGAACGCCACATACAGGTTGCCCTGCCGTAAATGAAACTTATTTTGGAGGTTATAATCCTGCTGCAAGCCCCGTAAATTATAGTGGACAAACTGTAAAATTAAATGCTCGCGCCGATGTAGTCATTGGTAAAACGTACCATATCAAATTGGTTATTGCTGACGATAAATTTGAGTATTATGATTCGGCTATTTTTTTAGAAGCGGGAAGTTTTACTGCAAATATTGATTTAGGTGCAGACCGTACTTCGGCAACCAATAATCCTTTGTGCTATGGAGATACTTTTACAATTGACTCCAAACTCCCTGCAACTTATGCTTACGAATGGTACAAAGACGGTTCAGCAACTCCTATACCCGGCGAAACAAAACCTAGCCTGACCGTTAACAGTCCTGGTACTTATAAAGTAAAAGTTACTTTGTTACCAGCTACTTGCACCGCCGAAGATGAAATAAAAATAGAATATGCTCCTCAAATTGTTTTAAACAATACAACCTTATACCAATGTGATGACAATAGTGATGGCATTTCAGTATTTAATTTGACCAAAGCCGATAACATTATTAAAAATAACGATCCAAAATTGACAAAATTGGCTTATTACAAATCGTTGACTGATGCACAAAATCAAACAAATCCTATCGGGAATACAACCGCTTATACCAATTCAGTGCCCAACGAAATACTTACTGCCCGAGTGAGTAATGCTTTTGACTGTACCAATTATGCACAATTGACATTAGCCATTTCCAACAAACCTATTTCTCCGCAAAATCCAATTCAAAGCTGTGATACAGATGCAACTCAGGACGGAATAACACAATTTGATTTGAATGCCAAAGTTACTCCTCAAGTCCTTAATGGATTACCAGCCGGATTAACCGTTGAATATTATCAAAATCAAACCGATGCCATTGCGCAAAAGAACCAATTACCTAATCTTTTTACCAATACAGTTCCAAATCAGCAAATCATTTATGCACGAATTGTAAATGGCCCTGATTGCTATAAAATCACTCCGGAAACACTTGTTGTAAACACTTTTAATCCAGCTGATTTTCAAGACGAAACAACTTTTATTTGTGAGGGTTCTACTAAAACTCTATCTGTAAATACCGGATTTACAAGTTATCTATGGAGTAACGGTTCTACAACCAACACGACAACTATTAACGCTCCGGGAGAATATACCGTTACTGTGACAAATTCTGGCGGATGCCAAAAAACAAAAAAATTCATTGTAAAACCTTCCGGAATAGCAACTATTACTAATGTAACCGTATCTGATTTTTCAGGAAATGATAATTCTGTTTTAATTTCATACTCTGGTACCGGGGTTTATGAATTCTCATTAGATGGAAATTCATACCAAGACAGCCCAGAATTCAAAGGTATCAGTCCGGAAATATACTGGGCAACCGTAAGAGACAAAAATGGCTGTGGAATTTCGGCTCCTTATAAAATCTACGTTCTCGATTATCCTCGGTTTTTCACTCCAAACAATGACGGATTTAACGACACTTGGAAAATTAAAAATCTGGATGCTTTGCCAAAATCGACTATAACAATTTTTGACCGCTACGGAAAATTACTAAAACAGCTCAATGAATCCAACAATGGATGGAATGGCACATATTCAGGAAGAGAATTGCCTTCAGATGATTATTGGTTTGCTATAAGTTTTGTAGATGGTAAAATAATAAAAGGCCATTTTTCTTTAAAAAGATAA